A window from candidate division WOR-3 bacterium encodes these proteins:
- a CDS encoding glycosyltransferase: MRIGFLVDEFPVLSQTFVLHQITGMIQRGHAIHIYSNKTGNQAKVHAEVEKYHLLEKTSYFSMPGNHGLRLVKALKFIISNGWKNPNAILRALNIFKYGKKAASLKLLYLISPLLNQTPDEIIHCQLGFLGLQGLLLREIGAIQGKLVVSFRGTDLSLYLQMFGSQYYQELFKKAELFLPVSEKMKSKLIEIGCPEDKIIVHHSGIDPQQFTFTPRTIASDETIRIVTIARLVEKKGIEYGIHAIALVVQKHPKVEYLILGDGDLRATLQELIDQLQMSRQVKLLGWKERQEIIQILNHAHILIAPSVTSRDGDSEGIPNVLKEAMAMGMPVVSTQHSGIPELVQDGISGFLVPERDAEALAEKLDYLISHPEIWPEMGKAGRTFVEQNYNIHKLNDRLEEIYQELLRTV; this comes from the coding sequence ATGAGAATTGGTTTTTTAGTTGATGAGTTTCCGGTTTTATCCCAAACGTTTGTCTTGCATCAAATCACCGGAATGATCCAACGAGGACATGCGATTCATATTTACTCAAATAAAACCGGAAATCAGGCTAAAGTTCATGCCGAAGTCGAAAAGTATCATCTCCTAGAGAAAACTAGCTATTTCTCGATGCCAGGTAATCACGGCTTACGCTTGGTAAAGGCGTTGAAATTTATCATCAGTAACGGGTGGAAAAATCCGAACGCCATTCTTCGGGCGTTGAATATTTTCAAGTATGGCAAAAAAGCGGCATCCTTAAAGTTGTTATATTTAATTAGTCCATTGCTCAATCAAACCCCTGATGAAATTATTCATTGTCAGTTAGGATTTTTAGGGTTACAAGGACTATTATTACGCGAAATTGGGGCAATTCAAGGAAAATTAGTGGTTTCTTTTCGCGGCACTGATTTGAGTTTATATCTTCAGATGTTTGGCTCTCAATATTATCAAGAGTTATTTAAAAAAGCGGAGCTGTTTTTACCCGTCAGTGAAAAGATGAAATCCAAGTTAATCGAAATTGGCTGTCCTGAAGATAAAATTATTGTCCATCACTCTGGAATTGATCCGCAGCAGTTTACTTTTACCCCACGGACGATTGCAAGTGATGAAACCATCCGTATTGTCACTATCGCTCGTTTGGTAGAAAAAAAAGGGATTGAATATGGGATCCATGCGATCGCTCTCGTGGTTCAAAAGCATCCCAAGGTTGAATATCTGATTTTGGGAGATGGGGATTTAAGGGCAACTTTACAAGAACTGATTGATCAATTACAAATGAGCCGTCAGGTCAAACTACTCGGTTGGAAAGAACGACAAGAAATTATTCAGATTTTAAATCATGCTCATATTTTAATCGCGCCCAGTGTCACCAGTCGAGATGGAGATTCAGAAGGGATTCCCAATGTGTTAAAAGAAGCAATGGCCATGGGAATGCCTGTAGTCAGTACCCAACATAGCGGCATTCCAGAACTGGTACAAGATGGGATTTCGGGATTTCTAGTCCCGGAACGGGATGCGGAGGCCTTGGCGGAGAAACTCGATTATTTGATCTCACACCCGGAAATTTGGCCAGAGATGGGTAAAGCGGGTCGAACTTTTGTGGAACAGAACTATAATATACACAAGCTCAATGATCGTCTCGAAGAAATTTATCAAGAACTTTTGCGTACTGTCTAA